In Thiohalobacter sp., the following are encoded in one genomic region:
- a CDS encoding serine/threonine-protein kinase, which produces MSALPEQIGKYRVQALLGQGAMGTVYLAQDPDMERRVAIKVVHPHLAAGEGNQDWRERFRQEARAAARCLHPNVVTVFDFGTDGASDYLVMEYVQGEELRFFIETGHRFALHEILHIAREVLAALDHAHAKGVVHRDIKPANIILLDTGGVKVADFGVARIDASELTQAGNMVGTPSYMAPEGLRGEQVTAAGDLYSVGIVLLEMLTGRKPGPEVVFGHKVSAFVDEAFDSEAARELPPRLRGILARVLAADPEQRPESALGLARQLEQVGAEVAGERNAVETLSETVIAREPLRRPEPAASPTATWPAELVDRLRSRLATHVGPLAAFIVNQSLSNAGSVTELGEQLAARIPATEGREQFLAWFHRCALEHACSGEHGVADGSAAPAEPEAPAFSPDGEELDRIIRLYARHVGPIARRMVEMTLPRAMTREAFIQALCERIPDEAERQAFRRALTSS; this is translated from the coding sequence ATGTCTGCCCTGCCCGAACAGATCGGCAAGTACCGGGTCCAGGCCCTGCTGGGGCAGGGCGCCATGGGTACCGTGTACCTCGCCCAGGACCCGGACATGGAACGGCGGGTGGCCATCAAGGTGGTGCATCCGCACCTGGCCGCGGGTGAGGGCAACCAGGACTGGCGCGAGCGCTTCCGCCAGGAGGCCCGCGCCGCTGCCCGCTGCCTGCACCCCAACGTGGTTACCGTGTTCGATTTCGGCACGGACGGGGCCAGCGACTATCTGGTAATGGAATACGTGCAGGGCGAGGAACTGCGCTTTTTCATCGAGACCGGTCACCGATTCGCCCTGCACGAGATCCTGCACATCGCCCGGGAGGTGCTGGCGGCGCTGGATCACGCCCATGCCAAGGGCGTGGTGCACCGCGACATCAAGCCGGCCAACATCATCCTGCTCGATACCGGCGGGGTGAAGGTGGCCGACTTCGGCGTGGCGCGCATCGACGCCTCCGAGCTGACCCAGGCCGGCAACATGGTGGGCACGCCGTCTTACATGGCGCCGGAAGGCCTGCGCGGCGAGCAGGTCACCGCCGCCGGCGATCTCTATTCGGTCGGCATCGTGCTGCTGGAGATGCTGACCGGGCGCAAGCCGGGGCCGGAGGTGGTGTTCGGGCACAAGGTGAGCGCCTTTGTCGACGAGGCCTTCGACAGCGAGGCCGCGCGCGAGCTGCCGCCACGACTGCGGGGCATACTGGCGCGCGTTCTCGCCGCCGATCCCGAACAGCGGCCGGAGTCCGCGCTGGGGCTGGCGCGCCAACTGGAACAGGTGGGCGCCGAAGTGGCTGGCGAGCGCAACGCGGTGGAGACCTTGTCCGAGACGGTCATCGCCCGCGAGCCTCTGCGCCGACCCGAGCCCGCAGCGAGCCCAACCGCAACCTGGCCGGCGGAGCTGGTAGATCGCCTGCGCAGCCGGCTGGCGACCCACGTCGGGCCACTGGCCGCCTTCATCGTGAACCAGTCACTGTCCAACGCCGGCAGCGTGACCGAGCTGGGCGAGCAGCTGGCCGCCCGCATCCCCGCCACCGAGGGTCGGGAGCAGTTCCTGGCCTGGTTCCACCGCTGCGCACTGGAACACGCCTGTTCTGGCGAACACGGGGTTGCCGACGGATCGGCCGCGCCTGCGGAACCCGAGGCGCCCGCCTTCTCCCCGGATGGCGAGGAACTGGATCGCATCATCCGTCTCTATGCCCGCCATGTGGGTCCCATTGCCCGGCGCATGGTGGAAATGACCCTGCCCCGGGCCATGACCCGAGAGGCTTTCATCCAGGCACTTTGCGAGCGCATCCCCGATGAAGCGGAACGCCAGGCGTTCCGCCGTGCCCTGACCTCGAGCTGA
- the msrA gene encoding peptide-methionine (S)-S-oxide reductase MsrA: MDWMIRKTRMVTPEAALPGRDTPMPVTNRHHVSGRPLLPPFPEGLAEVLFGMGCFWGAERRFWMLDGVWVTAVGYAGGYTPNPTYEEVCSGLTGHNEVVRVVYDPERIGFERLLAHFWEGHDPTQGMRQGNDLGTQYRSGIYCANDEQLGAAEASRARYQAALAAAGLGTITTEILRMPAFYYAEDYHQQYLAKNPGGYCGLGGTGVDCPLP, encoded by the coding sequence ATGGACTGGATGATCCGAAAGACACGCATGGTGACGCCGGAGGCAGCCCTGCCGGGACGGGACACCCCCATGCCGGTGACCAACCGCCATCACGTCAGTGGCCGTCCGCTGCTGCCGCCCTTTCCGGAAGGCCTGGCAGAGGTACTGTTCGGCATGGGCTGCTTCTGGGGGGCGGAACGACGCTTCTGGATGCTGGACGGGGTGTGGGTCACCGCCGTCGGCTATGCCGGTGGCTACACGCCCAATCCGACCTATGAGGAGGTCTGCAGCGGGTTGACCGGCCACAACGAGGTGGTGCGGGTGGTGTACGACCCGGAACGGATCGGGTTCGAGCGGCTGCTGGCGCACTTCTGGGAAGGACATGATCCGACCCAGGGCATGCGCCAGGGCAATGATCTCGGCACCCAGTACCGCTCCGGCATCTACTGCGCGAACGACGAACAGTTAGGAGCCGCCGAGGCCTCTCGTGCGCGTTACCAGGCCGCGCTCGCGGCCGCGGGCCTGGGAACCATCACCACCGAGATACTGCGGATGCCGGCCTTCTACTATGCCGAGGACTACCACCAGCAGTATCTGGCGAAGAATCCCGGCGGCTACTGTGGCCTCGGTGGCACCGGCGTCGATTGTCCGCTGCCCTGA
- a CDS encoding phage holin family protein, which produces MMLLGLLLLWLLTAFGLWLTSLLVPGIRIRSGTDLLLAALVLGLMNALIRPLLWVLTLPLTVLTFGLFALLVNAFILWLTGRLVPGFEVRDFASALLGALIMALLGVAAMILLQFGMMGTVHWVTIEPGTPPMAF; this is translated from the coding sequence ATGATGTTGCTCGGCTTGTTGCTGCTCTGGTTGCTCACAGCCTTCGGCCTCTGGCTGACCAGCCTGCTGGTGCCGGGCATTCGCATCCGCTCGGGCACGGACCTGCTGCTGGCCGCGCTGGTGCTGGGCCTGATGAACGCGCTCATCCGTCCGCTGCTGTGGGTCCTGACACTGCCGCTGACGGTGCTGACCTTCGGCCTGTTCGCGCTGCTGGTGAACGCCTTCATCCTGTGGCTGACCGGGCGGCTGGTACCGGGCTTCGAGGTCCGCGATTTCGCCAGTGCGCTGCTGGGCGCCCTGATCATGGCCCTGCTGGGTGTTGCGGCAATGATCCTGCTTCAGTTCGGGATGATGGGCACGGTGCACTGGGTCACGATCGAGCCCGGCACGCCGCCGATGGCGTTCTGA
- a CDS encoding thioredoxin family protein produces the protein MNSAPTSPDARLYIGTHCPHCPTVLAALTEQVKQGRLGRLEVINVEQRPDLAREADVRGVPFLQLGPFELEGNHSAAELKQWIERAATPEGLQAYISEMLATGQIARVERLLRRDPLAFHALLPLLSDPDTELSVRIGIGALMETFAGTPGLQALVPELGALTRAEDARTRNDAAYYLGLSHAPEARHWLEPLREDTDADVRETAIEALDALDRAGA, from the coding sequence GTGAACTCCGCTCCGACATCGCCCGACGCCCGCCTCTACATCGGCACCCATTGTCCCCACTGCCCCACCGTACTGGCCGCTCTCACCGAACAGGTCAAGCAGGGCCGGCTCGGACGACTGGAGGTGATCAATGTCGAGCAACGCCCGGACCTCGCCCGGGAGGCGGACGTGCGCGGCGTGCCCTTCCTGCAGCTCGGGCCGTTCGAACTGGAAGGCAACCACAGCGCCGCCGAACTGAAGCAGTGGATCGAGCGCGCGGCGACACCGGAGGGCCTGCAGGCCTACATCAGCGAAATGCTCGCCACCGGCCAGATCGCGCGCGTGGAACGGCTGCTCCGGCGCGACCCGCTGGCCTTTCATGCCCTGCTGCCGCTGCTGTCCGATCCCGATACCGAGCTGTCGGTGCGCATTGGCATCGGCGCCCTGATGGAAACCTTCGCCGGCACGCCGGGGTTGCAGGCGCTGGTCCCCGAACTCGGCGCACTCACCCGAGCGGAAGATGCCCGCACCCGCAACGATGCGGCCTATTATCTGGGACTGAGTCACGCCCCCGAGGCCCGGCACTGGCTCGAACCCCTGCGTGAAGACACGGATGCGGACGTGCGCGAGACGGCCATCGAGGCCCTGGACGCGCTGGACCGGGCCGGCGCCTGA
- a CDS encoding Tll0287-like domain-containing protein: protein MTLRVRFNLILMLVTAAGLVAAALISYRVFAEHTREEVMESANILMESARAVRRYTVEEVRPLIAQLQEGEFHPQTVPAYAATRYVEHLQKKYPDYAYKEAALNPTNPVHRATDWEADIIEYFRGHPDARELVGERQTPTGPSLYFSRPIRITNAACLSCHSTPDQAPAAMVKKYGSVNGFGWKLDEVVGAQVVSVPQAGPLERARDKFLLFMAALIGIFILIALVLNWLLGRYVIRPVARMSAQAERISTGDTELEELPAEGNDEISSLARSFNRMQRSLDNAVQMLNETMQR, encoded by the coding sequence ATGACACTGAGGGTTCGTTTCAACCTGATCCTGATGCTGGTTACCGCGGCCGGCCTGGTCGCCGCAGCGCTGATTTCCTATCGGGTGTTCGCCGAGCATACCCGCGAGGAGGTGATGGAGTCGGCCAACATCCTCATGGAAAGCGCGCGCGCGGTGCGTCGCTACACGGTCGAGGAGGTACGCCCGCTGATCGCGCAACTGCAGGAAGGCGAGTTCCATCCGCAGACGGTGCCGGCCTATGCCGCGACCCGCTACGTTGAACACCTGCAGAAGAAATATCCCGACTATGCCTACAAGGAGGCGGCACTCAATCCCACCAATCCCGTGCATCGTGCCACCGACTGGGAGGCGGACATCATCGAGTATTTCCGCGGCCACCCCGATGCCAGGGAACTGGTCGGCGAGCGGCAGACGCCGACCGGGCCCTCGCTCTATTTCAGCCGCCCCATCCGCATCACCAACGCGGCCTGCCTGAGCTGCCACTCCACGCCGGATCAGGCACCGGCCGCCATGGTGAAGAAGTACGGTTCGGTCAACGGCTTCGGCTGGAAGCTGGACGAGGTGGTCGGCGCACAGGTGGTCTCGGTCCCCCAGGCCGGGCCACTGGAGCGAGCGCGCGACAAGTTCCTGCTGTTCATGGCCGCACTGATCGGTATCTTCATCCTCATCGCCCTGGTATTGAACTGGCTGCTGGGGCGGTACGTCATCCGCCCGGTGGCGCGCATGTCGGCCCAGGCCGAGCGCATTTCCACCGGCGATACCGAACTCGAGGAACTGCCCGCCGAGGGCAATGACGAGATCTCTTCGCTGGCGCGGTCCTTCAATCGCATGCAGCGCAGTCTCGACAATGCCGTGCAGATGCTGAACGAAACCATGCAGCGCTGA
- a CDS encoding histidine phosphatase family protein — MQLYLMRHGHSEYNALGLCNDDPGVPVHLTRKGRAQAEAAAARLREVPLEAMIASELPRTRETAEIVNRFHGVPIHVHPALNDIRTGFDGRPVAEYFAATRPDRLRIRPPGGESVLDYRERVLGFVDWLAQQPWQVLLVVAHEETLRILNAHFTGLPEDRLLDQDFANCEILRFRLEP, encoded by the coding sequence ATGCAGCTTTACCTGATGCGACACGGCCACAGCGAATACAACGCGCTGGGACTGTGCAACGACGATCCCGGGGTTCCGGTACATCTCACCCGGAAGGGACGTGCCCAGGCGGAGGCTGCAGCGGCAAGACTGCGCGAGGTGCCCCTGGAGGCAATGATCGCCTCGGAACTGCCGCGGACCCGAGAGACGGCCGAGATCGTCAACCGCTTCCATGGCGTGCCCATCCATGTCCATCCCGCGCTCAACGACATCCGCACCGGCTTCGACGGTCGCCCGGTTGCGGAATACTTTGCCGCCACCCGCCCCGACCGGCTGCGCATACGGCCGCCCGGGGGCGAGTCGGTACTCGACTATCGCGAGCGCGTACTGGGCTTTGTGGACTGGCTGGCACAGCAGCCCTGGCAAGTGCTGCTGGTGGTGGCACACGAGGAGACGCTGCGCATTCTGAATGCCCACTTCACCGGGCTGCCCGAAGACCGTCTGCTCGACCAGGACTTCGCCAACTGCGAGATATTGCGGTTCCGCCTTGAACCCTGA
- a CDS encoding pilus assembly protein encodes MRNRFRQLGQGMTEYIIIVALIAIAAIAVYGLFGDTIRGQMGAMTQELAGQDGSSSLKKADDAGKAAAGAASDKKTLSDYTGQSN; translated from the coding sequence ATGCGCAACCGTTTCCGTCAACTGGGTCAGGGAATGACGGAGTACATCATCATCGTCGCCCTCATCGCCATTGCCGCCATCGCCGTCTACGGCCTGTTCGGCGATACCATCCGCGGCCAGATGGGCGCCATGACGCAGGAACTGGCGGGTCAAGACGGCTCCTCCAGCCTCAAGAAAGCGGATGATGCCGGCAAGGCTGCGGCCGGCGCGGCCTCGGACAAGAAGACGCTGAGCGACTATACCGGTCAGTCCAACTGA
- the tcdA gene encoding tRNA cyclic N6-threonylcarbamoyladenosine(37) synthase TcdA yields MNDTDDWQARFGGIERLYGTEAAGLLRGLRVCVVGIGGVGSWAAEALARSGVGQLTLIDPDDIVLSNINRQVHTLTSTLGQPKVAAMAKRVAAIHPGCECRPVDDFLTLKNLPELITSEYDYVIDAIDSIRFKAALIYHCKRNRIPIIATGGAGGLTDPTQVRVADLTLTYNDPLAAKVRSRLRADHGWTRNPKRRFGVECVFSAQQQLYPRGDGTVGHAKPGVQGVTLDCSLGYGSTSLVTATFGLVAASRAINRSLRRKLGHAIARD; encoded by the coding sequence ATGAACGACACCGACGACTGGCAGGCCCGCTTCGGCGGCATCGAGCGACTCTATGGCACCGAGGCCGCGGGCCTGCTGCGGGGACTCAGGGTCTGCGTGGTCGGCATCGGCGGCGTCGGCTCCTGGGCTGCGGAAGCGCTGGCACGCAGCGGCGTGGGCCAGCTCACGCTGATCGACCCGGACGACATCGTCCTGTCCAACATCAACCGCCAGGTGCATACCCTCACCTCGACCCTGGGCCAGCCCAAGGTAGCGGCCATGGCCAAACGCGTGGCGGCCATCCATCCCGGCTGCGAATGCCGCCCGGTGGACGATTTCCTTACCCTGAAGAACCTGCCCGAGCTGATCACATCGGAATACGACTATGTCATCGACGCCATCGACAGCATCCGCTTCAAGGCGGCGCTCATCTATCACTGCAAGCGCAACCGGATTCCGATCATTGCCACCGGCGGTGCAGGTGGCCTGACCGACCCCACCCAGGTCAGGGTGGCCGACCTCACGCTCACATACAATGACCCGCTGGCCGCCAAGGTCCGCTCGCGGCTGCGTGCCGACCATGGCTGGACCCGCAATCCGAAGCGCCGTTTCGGGGTGGAATGCGTGTTCTCTGCCCAGCAGCAGCTCTATCCGCGCGGGGACGGGACGGTGGGGCATGCCAAGCCGGGCGTGCAGGGTGTGACCCTGGACTGTAGTCTCGGCTACGGCTCGACCAGTCTGGTGACGGCGACCTTCGGCCTGGTTGCCGCCTCGCGCGCCATCAACCGCAGCCTGAGGCGCAAGCTCGGTCACGCCATCGCGCGGGACTGA
- a CDS encoding ferredoxin--NADP reductase has product MADWIEATVTDRREWSPGLISLYFDAGLPAFKAGQFVRVGLDLEGERVARPYSLVNAPGERPAEILFNVVPEGPLSPRLAELAPGDRLWIGPQANGFLVLDEIPDADSLWLLATGTGLGPFLSILKTQQPWQRFGRVVLVHSTGTAAGLTHTGLLERLQAEHPDRFRWLPTLTRERRPGMLDARIPALIESGRLEAAADTPLAPDSAHVMLCGNSAMIADTTAVLEARGMKRHRRRDPGHITVEKYH; this is encoded by the coding sequence ATGGCTGACTGGATCGAAGCCACAGTCACCGACCGGCGGGAGTGGAGTCCGGGCCTGATCTCGCTGTATTTCGATGCCGGACTACCGGCGTTCAAGGCGGGCCAGTTCGTGCGCGTGGGGCTCGACCTGGAGGGCGAAAGGGTGGCCCGGCCCTATTCTCTGGTCAATGCACCGGGGGAACGGCCGGCTGAAATCCTCTTCAACGTTGTACCCGAGGGTCCTCTGTCACCGAGACTGGCGGAACTCGCGCCCGGCGACCGGCTGTGGATCGGCCCCCAGGCCAACGGCTTTCTGGTACTTGACGAGATCCCGGATGCCGACAGCCTCTGGCTGCTGGCGACCGGCACCGGGCTCGGCCCCTTCCTGTCCATCCTCAAGACGCAACAACCCTGGCAACGCTTCGGGCGGGTGGTGCTGGTGCACTCCACCGGCACGGCCGCGGGCCTGACCCACACCGGGCTGCTGGAAAGACTGCAGGCCGAACACCCGGACCGCTTTCGCTGGCTGCCCACGCTCACCCGCGAGCGTCGCCCCGGCATGCTGGATGCGCGCATCCCGGCACTGATCGAGTCCGGCCGGCTGGAGGCCGCCGCAGACACGCCACTCGCACCCGACAGCGCCCACGTCATGCTGTGCGGCAACTCGGCCATGATCGCCGACACCACTGCCGTGCTCGAGGCCCGCGGCATGAAACGCCACCGACGCCGCGACCCGGGGCACATCACGGTGGAAAAATATCACTGA